One Actinoplanes missouriensis 431 DNA segment encodes these proteins:
- a CDS encoding GAF domain-containing SpoIIE family protein phosphatase has protein sequence MVLQEDVIGDAERRMLADPLRLRSVRRIIGGPRPDEAFDRVAMLVNKLVDAPMGVVCLVAEDRQYLAGQVGVPEPLATVREMSLTHSFSRHVVMAGRLLAIPDVRADPRTRDNPAIRELGALAYAGAPITDPDGLIVGTLCAVDREPRVWTPSEITLISELAEVCSSEVCLRIARVAADEARRAAESAHQQLEVLAELTESLAATMDVEEAMRRLGDIVSTRLADWCVVTIADSPRGAAHVSAAHRHADRAADMARLAELGMRSHADLDAMVRAAHRTRALRTPDGAADLRSRLHDAELAEITTRAGFGASLLVPITSPVRRETLGAVLLVKHPDRAAFTAAEERTAAEIGRRAGLAVENSRLYREQRHVAEVLQRSLLTELPAIPGVDLHARYVPAQDGAAVGGDWYDAFAQPDGSVMVAVGDVAGHDIEAAATMGQLRNLVRGDAYGRDEEPGDLLSRLDQALHGLRVPGAATAVLARVQRSWSGWAVNFASAGHPPPLLMLPDGTVQVWWVPPEPLLGLPPREPRTTSRRFVPAGSTLVLYTDGLVENRQRLLDDGVARIGEVLSAAAGRTPDELGELLLAAAPDGNDDIALLLVRLN, from the coding sequence ATGGTGCTGCAGGAGGACGTGATCGGCGACGCCGAGCGCCGCATGCTCGCGGACCCGTTACGCCTGCGGTCGGTGCGCCGGATCATCGGCGGGCCCCGGCCGGACGAGGCGTTCGACCGGGTGGCGATGCTGGTGAACAAGCTGGTCGACGCGCCGATGGGCGTGGTCTGCCTGGTCGCCGAGGACAGGCAGTATCTGGCCGGCCAGGTGGGTGTGCCGGAGCCGCTCGCCACGGTTCGCGAGATGTCACTCACCCATTCGTTCAGCAGGCATGTCGTGATGGCCGGGCGCCTGCTGGCGATCCCGGACGTGCGGGCCGATCCGCGGACCCGGGACAACCCGGCGATCCGGGAGCTGGGCGCTCTGGCGTACGCGGGTGCCCCGATCACCGACCCGGACGGCCTGATCGTCGGCACGCTCTGCGCGGTCGACCGGGAGCCCCGGGTCTGGACGCCGAGCGAGATCACCCTGATCAGCGAGCTCGCCGAGGTGTGTTCCTCGGAGGTCTGCCTGCGGATCGCCCGGGTCGCGGCGGACGAGGCCCGCCGGGCCGCCGAGTCGGCGCACCAGCAGCTGGAGGTGCTCGCCGAGCTGACCGAGTCGCTGGCCGCGACGATGGACGTCGAGGAGGCGATGCGCCGGCTCGGTGACATCGTGTCGACCCGGCTCGCGGACTGGTGCGTGGTGACGATCGCCGACTCGCCGCGCGGTGCGGCGCACGTCTCGGCCGCTCACCGGCACGCGGATCGGGCCGCCGACATGGCCCGTCTCGCCGAGCTGGGCATGCGCTCGCACGCCGACCTGGACGCCATGGTCCGGGCGGCCCACCGGACGCGTGCGCTGCGCACCCCGGACGGCGCGGCCGACCTGCGGAGCCGGCTGCACGACGCCGAGCTCGCCGAGATCACCACCCGGGCCGGGTTCGGCGCGTCGCTGCTGGTGCCGATCACCTCGCCGGTGCGGCGGGAGACGCTCGGCGCGGTGCTGCTGGTGAAGCATCCGGACCGGGCGGCGTTCACCGCGGCCGAGGAGCGGACCGCGGCGGAGATCGGCCGCCGGGCCGGGCTGGCGGTGGAGAACAGCCGGCTCTACCGGGAGCAGCGGCACGTCGCCGAGGTCCTGCAGCGCAGCCTGCTCACCGAGTTGCCGGCGATTCCGGGCGTCGACCTGCACGCCCGTTATGTGCCGGCGCAGGACGGCGCGGCGGTCGGCGGCGACTGGTATGACGCTTTCGCTCAGCCGGACGGCAGCGTGATGGTGGCGGTCGGTGATGTCGCCGGGCACGACATCGAGGCCGCGGCGACCATGGGTCAACTGCGCAATCTGGTACGCGGTGACGCGTACGGCCGTGACGAGGAGCCGGGTGATCTGCTCTCCCGGCTCGATCAGGCGCTGCACGGGCTGCGCGTGCCGGGCGCCGCGACAGCGGTCCTGGCCCGGGTGCAACGGTCCTGGTCGGGCTGGGCGGTGAATTTCGCGTCGGCCGGCCATCCGCCGCCGCTGCTGATGCTGCCGGACGGGACGGTGCAGGTCTGGTGGGTGCCGCCGGAGCCGCTGCTCGGCCTGCCGCCGAGGGAGCCGCGGACCACCAGCCGCCGGTTCGTGCCGGCCGGCTCGACGCTTGTCCTCTACACCGACGGCCTGGTGGAGAACCGGCAGCGCCTCCTGGACGACGGTGTCGCCCGGATCGGCGAGGTGCTGAGCGCCGCGGCCGGTCGCACACCCGACGAGCTGGGCGAGTTGCTGCTGGCGGCCGCCCCGGACGGCAACGACGACATAGCGCTCCTGCTGGTCCGCCTCAACTGA
- a CDS encoding aKG-HExxH-type peptide beta-hydroxylase has protein sequence MRSPAFQLSDAALAALGAGRPDAGTLDTLRRAQVSRTLLLLRELRRRHPAAPAWYSRILAAGPDEANRLIADPMTSLWAARALRAGDRAEDVEIQGRPLTAVSHDLHLRVRVDDSSPLRHEFGLPPSEPLTGAERDHWQRCLDDAWRTLVTRHRPAAEMLAAILRVIVPVRPDPSAEGISATSSEAFGAVAMSAPADATALAVGLLHETVHSVLNATNLLFDLVAPGGGSGYSPWRDDPRPASGVLHGTYAYLAVTRYWRTELAHADDPGAAFEFARWRVAVADAARRLLAGGELTPAGARFVTALLDEVRPWLDEPVDPEAVRLADLARTDHHLRWRLRNLTVAPEDTAALAAAWREGRPPPPVPSMPAHVVGRALENSPRLRLARAYLRRDDDDPAGGVSAGDSACVRGDAGAAVTAYHIDLEKDRDQDLTWAGLALVSPRPSLRSRPELVKAAALAVPEAPVDELADWLAG, from the coding sequence ATGCGTTCCCCGGCCTTCCAGCTCAGCGACGCCGCTCTCGCCGCCCTCGGCGCCGGCCGTCCGGACGCCGGCACCCTCGACACGCTGCGCCGCGCCCAGGTGAGCCGGACCCTCCTGCTGCTGCGCGAGCTCCGGCGCCGGCATCCGGCCGCCCCCGCGTGGTACTCCCGGATCCTCGCGGCCGGCCCGGACGAGGCGAACCGGCTGATCGCCGATCCGATGACGAGCCTCTGGGCCGCCCGCGCACTGCGCGCCGGCGACCGGGCCGAGGACGTCGAGATCCAGGGACGTCCGCTCACGGCCGTTTCCCACGACCTTCATCTGCGGGTACGGGTGGACGACTCCAGCCCGCTGCGGCACGAGTTCGGCCTGCCGCCGTCCGAGCCGCTCACCGGGGCCGAGCGCGACCACTGGCAGCGCTGCCTCGACGACGCCTGGCGGACCCTGGTGACCCGGCACCGCCCGGCCGCCGAGATGCTCGCCGCGATCCTCCGGGTGATCGTCCCGGTCCGCCCCGACCCGTCCGCCGAGGGGATCAGCGCCACCTCCTCGGAGGCGTTCGGCGCTGTCGCCATGTCGGCCCCGGCGGACGCCACCGCGCTCGCGGTCGGCCTGCTGCACGAGACCGTGCACAGCGTGCTGAACGCCACGAACCTGCTGTTCGACCTGGTCGCACCCGGTGGCGGCAGCGGTTATTCGCCCTGGCGCGACGATCCGAGACCGGCCTCCGGCGTGCTCCACGGCACCTACGCCTATCTGGCCGTCACCCGGTACTGGCGAACCGAGCTGGCGCACGCGGACGACCCCGGCGCGGCGTTCGAGTTCGCCCGCTGGCGGGTCGCGGTCGCCGATGCGGCGCGGCGGCTGCTCGCCGGTGGCGAGCTGACGCCGGCCGGCGCGCGGTTCGTGACGGCGCTGCTCGACGAGGTCCGGCCGTGGCTGGACGAGCCGGTCGACCCGGAGGCGGTCCGGCTGGCCGACCTGGCCCGCACCGATCATCACCTGCGCTGGCGGCTGCGGAACCTGACCGTGGCGCCGGAGGACACCGCCGCCCTGGCCGCGGCCTGGCGGGAGGGCCGGCCGCCACCGCCGGTGCCGTCGATGCCGGCGCACGTGGTGGGCCGGGCCCTGGAGAACAGTCCCCGGCTGCGCCTGGCCCGGGCGTACCTGCGGCGGGACGACGACGACCCGGCGGGCGGCGTGTCGGCCGGAGACTCCGCTTGTGTCCGGGGTGATGCGGGGGCCGCTGTCACGGCGTACCACATTGATCTTGAGAAGGACCGCGACCAGGACCTCACCTGGGCGGGCCTCGCCCTGGTCTCCCCGCGCCCGAGCCTGCGCTCCCGGCCGGAGCTGGTGAAGGCCGCCGCCCTGGCCGTTCCCGAGGCCCCGGTGGACGAGCTCGCCGATTGGCTCGCCGGATAA
- a CDS encoding AAA domain-containing protein: MNVIPSPATEAATVITAVLSDLRSGRDRGVVVDSPPGAGKSTLVVRAAGEVAATGAPLMIVAQTNEQVDDLIERLGVRSPEVGVGRLSAVDYEPSDRVRAHPSCRVAAKVADLGSPAVTIGTAAKWATVTEGTWPQAIVDEAYQMRSDALLRVAPRFERALFVGDPGQLDPFSTVEVDRWIGLSWDPMQSAVAVLLRHNPDLPVHRLPVSWRLPASAAPVVARAFYPFTGFRSGTGPGDRTLAFGKPAEDALDEVLDTAAATGWGLHELPARFTVRTDAEAAAACATLAARALTREGVASSESGTGPLTADRIAIGAAHRDQVAVIRSLLPPEAADVTVDTANRLQGREYDLTVVLHPLSGRRDATAFHLESGRLCVLTSRHRHACVVVARAGIAELLDAHPSTEPVHLGVPVKFPDGWEANQSMLAHLYRS, encoded by the coding sequence GTGAATGTGATCCCGAGCCCGGCCACCGAGGCGGCGACCGTCATCACGGCGGTGCTGAGCGACCTGCGGTCCGGCCGCGATCGCGGCGTGGTGGTCGACTCGCCGCCCGGCGCCGGCAAGTCCACGCTGGTGGTTCGCGCAGCCGGGGAGGTGGCCGCGACAGGCGCGCCGCTGATGATCGTGGCACAGACGAACGAGCAGGTGGACGACCTGATCGAGCGGCTCGGCGTGCGCTCGCCGGAGGTCGGGGTGGGCCGGTTGTCCGCTGTCGACTACGAGCCCTCCGACCGGGTGCGGGCACATCCGAGCTGCCGGGTGGCGGCGAAGGTGGCGGATCTCGGCTCGCCCGCGGTCACCATCGGCACGGCCGCCAAGTGGGCGACCGTCACCGAGGGCACCTGGCCGCAGGCGATCGTCGACGAGGCGTACCAGATGCGGTCGGACGCGCTGCTGCGCGTCGCTCCCCGGTTCGAGCGGGCGCTCTTCGTGGGCGACCCCGGGCAGCTGGATCCGTTCTCCACGGTCGAGGTCGACAGGTGGATCGGCCTGTCCTGGGACCCGATGCAGAGCGCGGTCGCGGTGCTGCTGCGGCACAACCCCGACCTGCCGGTGCACCGGTTGCCGGTCTCCTGGCGGCTGCCCGCGTCGGCGGCGCCGGTGGTGGCCCGGGCGTTCTACCCGTTCACCGGGTTCCGCTCCGGGACCGGCCCGGGCGACCGCACGCTGGCTTTCGGGAAACCCGCTGAGGACGCGCTGGACGAGGTTCTGGACACCGCGGCCGCGACCGGCTGGGGGCTGCACGAGCTGCCCGCCCGGTTCACCGTGCGGACCGACGCGGAGGCGGCAGCGGCCTGCGCGACACTGGCCGCCCGGGCGCTGACCCGGGAGGGCGTCGCCTCGTCGGAGTCCGGGACCGGCCCGCTCACCGCGGACCGGATCGCCATCGGCGCGGCACACCGCGATCAGGTCGCGGTGATCCGTTCGCTGCTGCCGCCGGAGGCCGCCGACGTCACCGTGGACACGGCGAACCGGTTGCAGGGCCGGGAGTACGACCTGACCGTCGTGCTCCACCCGCTCTCCGGCCGGCGCGACGCGACGGCGTTCCACCTGGAGTCCGGCCGGCTCTGCGTGCTGACCTCGCGGCACCGGCACGCGTGCGTCGTGGTGGCCCGCGCCGGCATCGCCGAGCTGCTCGACGCGCACCCGTCGACCGAGCCGGTCCACCTCGGCGTCCCGGTCAAGTTCCCGGACGGCTGGGAGGCGAACCAATCGATGCTGGCGCATTTATACCGGTCATAA
- a CDS encoding DUF427 domain-containing protein, with translation MPKAIWNDEVIAESDDTVVVEGNTYFPLASVREDVLVPSETHTVCLWKGKASYYSLQAGGHTAPDAAWFYPDPKPDASAVRDRVAFRKDVRVEA, from the coding sequence ATGCCGAAGGCCATCTGGAACGACGAAGTGATCGCGGAAAGCGACGACACCGTGGTTGTCGAGGGCAACACGTACTTCCCCCTCGCCAGCGTGCGGGAGGACGTGCTCGTCCCGTCCGAGACGCACACCGTCTGCCTGTGGAAGGGCAAGGCGTCCTACTACTCGCTGCAGGCGGGCGGGCACACCGCCCCCGATGCCGCCTGGTTCTACCCCGACCCGAAACCGGACGCCTCCGCGGTGCGCGACCGGGTCGCATTCCGCAAAGACGTCCGCGTCGAAGCCTGA
- the fxsA gene encoding FxSxx-COOH cyclophane-containing RiPP peptide, translated as MPVEAGQDGGETPEQWRSVLIDVSRATLAELVATDDSALAHALRRVTDELDRPGEPIAGFNSAI; from the coding sequence ATGCCCGTGGAGGCAGGTCAGGACGGCGGAGAGACGCCGGAGCAGTGGCGATCCGTGCTGATCGACGTCTCCCGCGCCACCCTCGCGGAGCTCGTCGCGACCGACGACTCGGCCCTCGCCCACGCCCTGCGCCGGGTCACCGACGAGCTGGATCGGCCCGGTGAGCCGATCGCCGGCTTCAACTCCGCCATCTGA
- a CDS encoding bifunctional DNA primase/polymerase, which yields MSLTAALAYARHGIPVLPVHTPARGGVCSCGKGSRCDHPGKHPLLRHGLHDASTDPEQITLWWTRWPRANVGLRTGVVMDVADVDSAEGWHGFRHLLRDEIPAGPQVRTGRGGRHLWFRPTGFGNRVGLLPGLDWRGAGGYVLAPPSRHASGVDYSWIRRPGPGLPAGPAALLALIEGPAPPRGRRVVAHPDRYAEVALESETDRVARAPVGARNDTLNRAAFALGRFVGAGLLDAPTVRRELTWAARCAGLGPTEIRGTLRSGLTAGIRQPFDNRGGAAA from the coding sequence ATGTCGCTCACGGCTGCCCTGGCGTACGCCCGGCACGGCATCCCCGTCCTGCCGGTGCACACGCCTGCCCGGGGTGGCGTCTGTTCCTGCGGCAAGGGGTCCCGATGCGATCACCCCGGCAAGCACCCGCTCCTGCGGCACGGCCTGCACGACGCCTCCACCGACCCCGAGCAGATCACGCTCTGGTGGACCCGCTGGCCGCGCGCCAACGTCGGGCTGCGCACGGGCGTGGTGATGGACGTGGCCGACGTCGACTCCGCGGAGGGCTGGCACGGCTTCCGCCACCTGCTGCGCGACGAGATCCCGGCCGGCCCTCAGGTGCGCACCGGCCGGGGCGGCCGTCACTTGTGGTTCCGGCCGACCGGGTTCGGCAACCGGGTCGGGCTGCTGCCCGGGCTCGACTGGCGCGGCGCGGGTGGTTACGTTCTGGCGCCGCCGTCACGGCACGCCAGCGGGGTGGACTACAGCTGGATCCGGCGGCCCGGGCCGGGCCTCCCGGCCGGTCCGGCCGCGCTGCTCGCGCTCATCGAGGGCCCGGCACCGCCGCGGGGCCGGCGGGTGGTGGCGCACCCCGATCGGTACGCGGAGGTCGCGCTGGAGTCGGAGACCGACCGGGTGGCCCGCGCGCCGGTCGGCGCCCGCAACGACACGCTGAACCGAGCGGCGTTCGCGCTGGGGCGGTTCGTGGGGGCCGGGCTGCTGGACGCTCCGACGGTCCGGCGGGAGCTGACGTGGGCGGCGCGGTGCGCGGGGCTCGGGCCGACGGAGATCCGGGGGACGCTGCGGTCCGGGTTGACGGCCGGGATACGGCAGCCGTTCGACAATCGGGGCGGCGCCGCAGCGTGA
- a CDS encoding putative bifunctional diguanylate cyclase/phosphodiesterase has translation MGRHAFLDRVRVGVDDTVVIASLVLLAWPAEGGPYPGAHPGGHVVPLLAALCLGLAVLLLDGGRPALRTAVTAAALVTAGFRQLHGELTPTAVGLVLLVAIAVLAREYLGRRVSADLSRQQSLLAQHAFRDSLTGLGNRRMFLEYADGVLHEPSRAQTAVVIVDLDGFKALNEFHGHEIGDNLLRAAADRLSTNVRAGDTVARLDGDEFAVLLPGVEDEQAAIAVAERVLTELHRPLTVAGIPMSVRVSAGVAVAGRNERLDSVLRRADQALFRAKQEGGGVARRFDPVRFAAAEARRRAEADLLRGLDAGEFEVYYQPIVDLAGDDRTVGVEALIRWRHPEYGLIPPADFLDLAESLGLLPRIGGWVLEESCRQAIAWQRQFPGFELNVNLSASQLGNPRLIDEVREILDRTGLPPNDLVLELTESVALTDLDESARVLGGLKSLGVRLALDDFGTGFSSLSHLSTLPVDVVKIDRSFVQGMPSSGGASVAEAVLHIARTFDLAPVAEGVEDAAQADWLRGLGAGRAQGYHFARPMPADEVTSRLDQEALVSERAA, from the coding sequence GTGGGTCGTCACGCATTCTTGGATCGGGTACGGGTCGGTGTCGACGACACCGTCGTGATCGCCTCGCTCGTCCTGCTCGCCTGGCCCGCCGAGGGCGGTCCCTACCCGGGGGCGCACCCCGGTGGGCACGTCGTGCCGCTGCTCGCGGCGCTCTGCCTGGGCCTCGCCGTCCTGCTGCTGGACGGCGGACGGCCGGCGCTGCGCACGGCGGTCACCGCTGCCGCGCTTGTCACCGCCGGGTTCCGCCAGCTGCACGGCGAGCTCACCCCGACCGCGGTCGGCCTGGTGCTGCTGGTGGCGATCGCGGTCCTGGCCCGGGAGTACCTCGGCAGGCGAGTCAGCGCCGACCTCTCCCGGCAGCAGAGCCTGCTCGCCCAGCACGCGTTCCGCGACTCGCTGACCGGCCTCGGCAACCGCCGGATGTTCCTGGAGTACGCCGACGGCGTGCTGCACGAGCCGTCCCGCGCGCAGACCGCCGTGGTGATCGTGGACCTGGACGGGTTCAAGGCGCTCAACGAGTTCCACGGGCACGAGATCGGCGACAACCTGCTGCGCGCCGCCGCCGACCGGCTCTCCACGAACGTCCGGGCCGGCGACACGGTGGCCCGGCTCGACGGCGACGAGTTCGCCGTGCTGCTGCCCGGTGTCGAGGACGAGCAGGCGGCGATCGCCGTCGCCGAGCGGGTCCTGACCGAGCTGCACCGGCCGCTCACCGTGGCCGGTATCCCGATGAGCGTGCGCGTCAGCGCGGGCGTCGCGGTGGCCGGCCGCAACGAGCGCCTCGACTCCGTGCTGCGCCGCGCCGACCAGGCGCTCTTCCGGGCCAAGCAGGAGGGTGGCGGGGTCGCCCGGCGGTTCGACCCGGTGCGCTTCGCCGCCGCCGAGGCTCGCCGCCGTGCCGAGGCCGACCTGCTGCGCGGGCTGGACGCCGGCGAGTTCGAGGTCTACTACCAGCCGATCGTCGACCTGGCCGGGGACGACCGGACCGTCGGCGTGGAGGCGCTGATCCGCTGGCGGCACCCGGAGTACGGCCTGATCCCGCCGGCCGACTTCCTCGACCTCGCCGAGTCCCTCGGCCTGCTCCCCCGGATCGGCGGCTGGGTCCTGGAGGAGTCCTGCCGGCAGGCGATCGCCTGGCAGCGGCAGTTCCCCGGATTCGAGCTCAACGTCAACCTCTCCGCGTCGCAGCTCGGCAACCCCCGGCTGATCGACGAGGTACGCGAGATCCTGGACCGCACCGGCCTGCCCCCGAACGACCTGGTGCTGGAACTCACCGAATCGGTGGCGCTCACCGACCTGGACGAGTCGGCCCGGGTCCTCGGCGGGCTCAAGTCCCTCGGCGTGCGGCTGGCCCTGGACGACTTCGGCACCGGTTTCTCGTCGCTGAGCCACCTGAGCACCCTCCCGGTCGACGTCGTCAAGATCGACCGCTCGTTCGTGCAGGGCATGCCGTCCAGCGGCGGTGCGTCGGTGGCCGAGGCCGTGCTGCACATCGCCCGCACCTTCGACCTGGCCCCGGTCGCCGAGGGCGTCGAGGACGCCGCGCAGGCGGACTGGCTGCGCGGGCTCGGCGCCGGGCGGGCGCAGGGTTACCACTTCGCCCGCCCGATGCCGGCCGACGAGGTGACCTCGCGGCTGGATCAGGAGGCGCTGGTCTCGGAACGCGCTGCTTAG